From one Ignavibacteria bacterium genomic stretch:
- a CDS encoding DUF393 domain-containing protein, whose protein sequence is MPRSNAAISTSFTTNKVCCIVTIDNKSFGNFVTVNQDSSPHEPPVVLFDGVCTLCNGTVDFLIRNDRTETLLFAPLQSVAGTRILQSFGVNSMPESVCVVFNSTMYTQSNAVIFLLRYCRRWHLTLAGILLGCFPPLLRDPAYRYVAARRYRWFGRKESCRLPTPAERKRFLG, encoded by the coding sequence ATGCCCAGGTCTAATGCTGCCATATCTACCTCCTTTACCACAAATAAGGTTTGTTGTATCGTTACAATAGATAACAAAAGTTTTGGCAATTTTGTTACCGTGAATCAGGATTCTTCTCCACACGAACCTCCTGTTGTGCTCTTCGACGGCGTTTGTACTCTTTGTAACGGAACTGTGGACTTCCTAATACGAAACGACAGAACCGAAACCCTATTGTTTGCACCGCTGCAGAGTGTGGCCGGTACACGTATCCTGCAGTCCTTCGGGGTAAACAGTATGCCCGAGTCCGTCTGCGTTGTGTTTAACAGCACGATGTATACCCAAAGCAACGCCGTTATCTTCCTCCTGCGATACTGCAGACGATGGCACCTGACTCTGGCAGGCATCCTGTTGGGCTGTTTTCCGCCGCTGCTTCGCGACCCTGCGTACCGTTATGTAGCCGCCCGCCGATACCGCTGGTTTGGTCGTAAAGAGTCGTGCAGACTGCCTACTCCTGCTGAACGGAAGCGATTTCTTGGGTAA
- a CDS encoding RsmB/NOP family class I SAM-dependent RNA methyltransferase: MISRNRHTKGLASHTVVSRDEFYDAWIRVTRKGHHVSLALKHLFRADTPGSSRAAAIRHRMFQALRYNNWKSAWDGELDAVCNPANAYVPEWLAQQLSVTTVSQRDAIIASWLTDAPTFVRVNTIRCTAEQCTHALAPFKPEQVSDTCIRIDAPYGLFSSDAFRHGWFEQQDVNSQRVCTEIVRAVPISSISLWTDLCAGAGGKTLHASALMNNQGRILAMDVHQDKLTELRRRATRAGVTNVETRLITSGKILKRIYGKSDVVLVDAPCSGTGVLRRNPDILYHHTADTIDELRSVQTELLNRAVSLCTPGGLVAYTTCSTLPAEGPDQVGTLTTGNRISVVNEWSTYQGQDGGDGFYSALMRVP; encoded by the coding sequence TTGATATCCCGTAACCGTCACACCAAGGGATTAGCAAGTCACACGGTTGTTTCCCGTGATGAGTTTTATGATGCATGGATTCGTGTTACCCGCAAAGGACACCACGTATCACTTGCCTTAAAGCATTTATTCAGAGCCGATACACCGGGTAGCAGCAGGGCCGCCGCAATTCGGCACCGCATGTTTCAGGCATTACGGTATAACAACTGGAAAAGTGCGTGGGATGGGGAGCTGGATGCTGTCTGTAATCCTGCCAACGCATACGTCCCCGAATGGCTTGCACAACAACTTAGCGTTACTACTGTATCACAGCGGGATGCCATTATCGCTTCATGGCTCACCGATGCCCCCACCTTTGTCCGTGTTAATACAATCCGGTGCACAGCAGAACAGTGCACGCATGCCTTGGCCCCCTTCAAGCCTGAACAGGTTTCTGACACCTGTATTCGTATTGACGCGCCCTATGGTTTGTTTTCGTCAGATGCGTTTCGCCACGGATGGTTTGAACAGCAGGACGTGAACTCGCAGCGGGTTTGTACCGAGATTGTACGTGCTGTACCAATATCATCAATTAGCTTATGGACTGATCTCTGTGCGGGTGCCGGCGGGAAGACGCTTCATGCATCTGCACTGATGAACAATCAGGGCAGGATATTGGCTATGGACGTCCACCAGGACAAGCTGACCGAGCTACGGCGGCGCGCAACCAGGGCAGGCGTTACTAATGTGGAGACCCGGTTAATTACATCGGGGAAGATACTGAAGCGCATCTACGGAAAATCCGACGTCGTCCTTGTTGATGCACCGTGCAGCGGGACCGGGGTTCTGCGCCGCAATCCCGATATTCTGTACCACCATACTGCTGACACCATCGATGAACTGAGGTCAGTTCAGACTGAATTACTGAATCGCGCTGTTTCGTTATGCACGCCCGGCGGTCTTGTGGCCTACACCACCTGCAGCACCCTCCCTGCAGAAGGGCCTGACCAGGTGGGCACCCTGACCACAGGCAACCGTATTTCCGTTGTCAATGAATGGAGTACATATCAAGGTCAGGACGGTGGCGATGGTTTTTACAGCGCATTAATGCGGGTTCCCTGA
- a CDS encoding DNA-directed RNA polymerase subunit omega, with protein MSTYIVNPVEVRMEESAKGSIYESIVAMGMRARQINDQIKVQIKERLHDVIVDMDEAEGPNPDQIAISKEFDKIPKPTFLAMNEKVSGQIHTKRDSEE; from the coding sequence ATGAGTACCTACATCGTCAATCCCGTCGAAGTACGGATGGAAGAGAGCGCCAAAGGCTCTATCTACGAAAGCATTGTAGCAATGGGGATGCGTGCACGTCAAATTAACGATCAAATCAAGGTTCAGATCAAGGAACGCCTGCACGATGTGATTGTAGATATGGACGAAGCCGAAGGCCCCAACCCGGACCAGATTGCTATCAGCAAGGAGTTTGATAAAATTCCGAAGCCTACCTTTCTTGCCATGAACGAGAAAGTTTCCGGGCAAATTCATACTAAACGAGATTCAGAGGAATAA
- a CDS encoding SLC13/DASS family transporter: MNILIRDKRIQLLAGLLLASGIIVVKGISGPDILMWRTVALTVLMVYLWLREVIPIYVTALLPLAMSSVLGILTPKDLALAYGDTNIYLFLGGFILALGLEKHRIHLQISQRIIRIVGNTKSRLLLAVILSTGIISMWISNTATALMMLPIGMAILKARPEHERQSRFGVLLVLSIAYAASIGGAGTLIGSPPNLIMAALVNQAPYHANIDFVSWAIVGIPFSLIFLFILFMVFRLRLGKEGTEKIELDNLTVEPWSANQLRVVTIFSVVVLLWLTKDISAALFHFSYTDVFPSMLGAVLLFIIPRANKRKPLLSWKSVRNIPWGILLLFGGGIAVASALQKHGVIALIADSFSLFTTLPIVVILLIVVTISVFTTELVSNTALTNILVPIVAAFALASHLSVAQLSIAVTLGASWAFMLPVGTPPNAIAFASGAVTMKDMIRNGLILNIISVILITVLTSLFL, translated from the coding sequence ATGAATATTCTCATAAGGGATAAGCGGATTCAGTTATTGGCCGGTCTTCTTTTGGCATCGGGCATTATCGTCGTAAAAGGGATTTCCGGACCTGATATCCTCATGTGGCGCACTGTAGCCCTAACGGTGTTGATGGTGTATTTATGGCTTCGGGAAGTCATTCCGATTTATGTTACTGCACTACTCCCCCTGGCTATGTCGTCAGTTCTGGGAATTCTAACGCCCAAAGATCTTGCATTAGCCTACGGTGATACCAATATTTATCTGTTCCTGGGTGGCTTTATACTAGCACTGGGGCTGGAGAAGCACCGGATTCACCTGCAGATTTCACAGCGGATTATCCGTATTGTTGGCAACACCAAGAGCAGGCTACTGTTGGCAGTGATACTGAGTACCGGCATTATAAGCATGTGGATCTCCAACACTGCCACAGCCCTTATGATGCTTCCCATTGGTATGGCAATACTGAAAGCTCGGCCGGAGCACGAGCGTCAGTCAAGATTTGGCGTATTGCTTGTCCTGTCGATAGCCTACGCCGCAAGTATTGGCGGTGCAGGCACGCTTATCGGGTCGCCGCCCAATCTTATCATGGCTGCGCTGGTTAATCAGGCCCCCTACCATGCCAACATTGATTTCGTTAGCTGGGCAATCGTTGGAATTCCCTTCAGCCTGATATTTCTGTTCATCTTATTCATGGTATTTCGGTTGCGGCTGGGGAAGGAAGGCACAGAAAAGATCGAGCTTGATAACCTTACAGTCGAACCCTGGTCTGCAAACCAGCTCCGGGTTGTAACGATTTTTAGTGTCGTTGTTCTTCTCTGGCTTACCAAGGATATCAGCGCTGCGTTATTCCATTTCTCCTATACCGATGTGTTCCCCTCCATGTTAGGTGCCGTATTGCTTTTTATCATACCGCGGGCTAACAAGCGAAAGCCGCTGCTCAGTTGGAAGTCCGTACGCAACATCCCCTGGGGCATCCTACTGTTATTTGGAGGTGGGATTGCAGTAGCTTCGGCATTGCAAAAGCATGGCGTCATCGCACTGATAGCAGACTCGTTCTCGTTATTTACCACATTACCGATTGTTGTTATTCTTCTGATCGTAGTGACAATCTCCGTATTCACCACTGAGCTGGTATCAAACACAGCGCTTACCAATATTCTGGTTCCGATTGTTGCAGCATTTGCGTTAGCCTCACACCTGTCCGTTGCTCAACTCTCGATTGCCGTTACCCTTGGTGCAAGCTGGGCATTCATGTTGCCGGTAGGCACACCGCCCAACGCCATTGCGTTTGCTTCGGGCGCGGTAACCATGAAGGACATGATCCGCAACGGGCTTATTTTGAACATTATTAGCGTCATCCTCATCACCGTGCTGACATCACTGTTTCTGTGA